TGAGAACTTCCAGAGAGCAAAGTCAGTATGATTACGCTTCTGAGGATTGAGCTCAACCCTGGCACCGGCTTTGAGGTTTTCAATATCAAGTCGGGCTAGCTTGCCGTAGTCCTTGAATTTAGAGGTGTCGAAATAGACCCCATCGTCAATAACGTAGGTGTAGCCTTTCTCTTCCAACTTCTTAATCAGCGCGATCTGTTCTTTAATATGATCGGTCGCCTTGACTAGGTGTGTGGGGTCAAGTGTATTGAGTACTCGCATACTCTCTTTAAAGTCGTCCAGATAGAACTCGGCTATGTCCCAAGCGCTCTTGCCCTCACGTCGGGCGCCCTTTTCAAGCTTGTCCTCACCCTCATCGGCGTCACTGACAAGGTGGCCGACGTCCGTCACGTTCATGACCCAGTCGAGGTGATATCCAAGATATTTAATCAACCGAGCCAGCACATCCCAGCGTATGTACGTCGCGTAGTTACCTATCTGCTGGTAGTCATAGACGGTTGGTCCACAGGTGTAGAGAGTGACTTGGTTATCGTGAAGCGGCGTAAACGCCTCGACCTCACGTGACATTGTGTTGTAGAGTCGTAAATCTGGCTCATGAGACGTCTTGTTGCTCATCGTCTCCTCTCCTTTTCTCGGTGTCATACGCTTTCATACACTCTTCGACGACACCGATTATCTCTCTTTCGACCTCCTCGAGACCTTTATCCGTTTTGATCTTAAAGCCGGCCGCATAGCCGTGCCCCCCGCCACCGAAATGCGAGGCTATCTTATCCAGAAAGTTCGAATCATTGCTTGCCCGGAGTTTGCCCGTATAGACCCCGCCCAGGTAGCTCTTGATCGAGATAGCTACGCGAACGCCTTTGACCATCCGCATCTCACTGATGATTAGGGCTGAGGGGTTATATTCGTCACTGTATTTCTCGATCTCTTCCCATGGTATGTGGATCATGGCGAGCTGGTTATCAAGGTGGTAGCTGATCCGTTCGATCAGCTTCGCCTTGTAGGCCAGAATGGCTGGTGATTTCTTGTCGAACTCGTGTCGTTCATCGTCTTGTTCGCTGATGTTGTAGCCGAGATCCATCAGGTCAGCAATGGCTCGGACGCTCGAGGGCTTTGTGCCAGAGCTCATCAGGCCGAGTGAATCGCCCAAAATCGCCCCGCCCATATGGGTAGCCGTTTCGGTGCTGATCTGCAGCTTGAGGGCGGTCGCCCAGTGAAAGAGCAACTCAGACGTAGCGATATATTCGGGATGATTCAGATAGATAACGCGATCGCCAAGCGATTTGACGCTGGTCTCTTCTCTGATTGTCGGATGATGGTCGAAGACAACGGCTGGCTTCTTCTTCAAAGTCGCCGCATAGACTGGATCGTCCATGGCGTGTCCGACGAGCTGTAGACTGCTGTTGTCGACCATTATCCAAAGATCAAAGTCGGAAGGCAGGGTGTCACTGATGCGATCCCAACCGTGGAAGTAGCGCAGGTATCTGGGGATCATCATGCCGCAATAGAGAGTCACCCGTTCGGTGCCCATATCAAGTAGAAGCCCTTCAAGGGCTAGAGCCGAGCCGACGCTATCTGAGTCGGGGTTATCGGCTTGAATTACGACGACATGTTTGGCGGCTTTGATCGCATCGTATGCCGCCTGCCACTCTTGGTTCATATAGTCTGTCTCCCCTCGAGAGCATGGCTTAGGGTGATCTGATCGGCATATTCGAGATCGACACCGACTGGGATACCCCGAGCTAAACGGCTGACTGTCAGCTTCTGTCCTTCCAGCTGGCGCTGGATGTAGAGAGCGGTTGCCTCTCCCTCAACAGAAGCGTTGGTGGCCAGGATAACCTCTTTGACCTTATCGTCTTTGATCCGTTTGAGTAGCTCTTTGATATGTAACTCGTCGGGGCTGCGGCCATCAATCGGCGAGATGGTACCGCCAAGCACATGGTATGTTCCTCTAAATTGACCGGTTCGCTCCAAAGCTACGACATCAAGCGGCTCCTCGACAACAGCTACCTGTTGTTTGTCTCGACTCGGATCGGTGTAGAGGTCAGATAGCTCTTGGCCGGCCGGAACGAGGGCGAAGGTTACTTTGCAGTAGCCGATCTTACTATGAAGGTCACGGAGTGATTCGGCTAAGTGGTTGGCGACACTTGGCGGGGCAGACAGAAGATAGGTCGCATATCGCTCGGCAGTACGTGGCCCAACACCCGGCAGATTGCCGAGTTCCTCGATCAGTTTAGTCAATGCAGGTGGCAATAGGGCCATAATGTTTCAGTCGAGATCCTAGTGTAAGTAGCCGTTAGAGACCCAGACCGCCCATTAGTGGTTTCATCTTTTCGGCAGCCACTTTCTGACTGCGGTCGATAGCGTCGCGGACAGCCTGCTCGAGCCAGCGCTCCAGCTCGCCGATATCGTCGAGATCCACCTGCTCGGGATCAATAGTAATCTTTTTAATCTTCTGCTCGCCCGTAATACGGACAATAACGGCGCCGCCGCCAGCCTCGATCTCGATGACTTCGTTGGCCAGTTCTTTCTGGGCCTTCTTCATCTTCATGATCATCTTAGCTTGATCAAATACCATAACGTGTATGTCCTCTTATCTTTCTCTAGTATTGTACCATCAACTCTCTTTAGGAGTAGGCTGGATAAGCCAGAACCGGAGGGCTCCGTGGATGTCGTCGTTGACGATTGGCGTGTAGGTATCGCCAGGGAAGGACGGGAGTGGATTGAGGCCATTGTCGAGCAGGAACGGGCCTGATGGCGCGGATGAAGTTGAGGTGACCACCTGAACGCCGGGATGAGTACGACTGAGAATTGTGTAGAAGGAGACGTTCTGGGGCTGGGAGATGATCAGAAGGTTGGGATGTTCTTTGATCTGTTCGTTGACCAAGGTCAGGTCGTTCGAATAGACACCATAGGTAGCCGGAGCGTTAGCCCACGCGACAAAGTATCTCTCATAGTGATAGTTGACGATGAACAGGAAAAGCAAGGCGATCGGAATAAGGCCAAATGTTCTGGCGTATGGGTTTCGGGGAAAGAGTGAGTACCAGTGGTTGACCAACACAGTTATGCCACTGGCCATGATGATGAAGACCGGGATAAGGTAGAGGGCGTAGTCGTGTGTCATTGGATTGAGGTTAGTAACGATCAGGATCAAGATCAGGCTGACACCGAGTAGCTGGGTGCGGACCGAATGTCTGTCACGAACGATCTGGTAGAGCCCGGCGATGAGCAGAGCTAGTGAGCCGATATCTAGAAGAGGCAGATGGTCGAGACGATAGGCATTGTCGATCGGGGCATACCACGTAATAGCCCGGAGGGTCTGCCAGATATTGTTAAGGAAGGTAGTGATGTGTGGCAGATGAGAGCTAAGACCGGCCAGCTCCCAGGCCTGTGAGGGATCTTTGTAAAGGCTCCAGCTAAGTGGTAGCAGAAGAACGACGAAGATGAGGATACCGAGTGCCCTGGAAGGGCCAGGAAAGACTGAGACCCGCCGTCTGATCTCCGGGTGGATCAGTAAGGTTAACAGGCCAGCTACAACGGCCCAGATGCCGTATGGCGTATAGAGAGCAAGAACCATAGCGAATCCAAAGAAGGCACCCCAAACCAACGACTCTTTTAAGCGCATCAGCTGCAGGGCGCTGTAAAAGACAAGGATCCAAACCAGCGGGATCATGCTGACAGGCGTACCACGCCTGGCAATGGCCAGGAACCAGTCGGAAGTAGCAAACAACACT
This is a stretch of genomic DNA from Candidatus Saccharimonadales bacterium. It encodes these proteins:
- a CDS encoding YbaB/EbfC family nucleoid-associated protein, translating into MVFDQAKMIMKMKKAQKELANEVIEIEAGGGAVIVRITGEQKIKKITIDPEQVDLDDIGELERWLEQAVRDAIDRSQKVAAEKMKPLMGGLGL
- a CDS encoding cysteine--tRNA ligase, yielding MTPRKGEETMSNKTSHEPDLRLYNTMSREVEAFTPLHDNQVTLYTCGPTVYDYQQIGNYATYIRWDVLARLIKYLGYHLDWVMNVTDVGHLVSDADEGEDKLEKGARREGKSAWDIAEFYLDDFKESMRVLNTLDPTHLVKATDHIKEQIALIKKLEEKGYTYVIDDGVYFDTSKFKDYGKLARLDIENLKAGARVELNPQKRNHTDFALWKFS
- a CDS encoding DHH family phosphoesterase, with amino-acid sequence MNQEWQAAYDAIKAAKHVVVIQADNPDSDSVGSALALEGLLLDMGTERVTLYCGMMIPRYLRYFHGWDRISDTLPSDFDLWIMVDNSSLQLVGHAMDDPVYAATLKKKPAVVFDHHPTIREETSVKSLGDRVIYLNHPEYIATSELLFHWATALKLQISTETATHMGGAILGDSLGLMSSGTKPSSVRAIADLMDLGYNISEQDDERHEFDKKSPAILAYKAKLIERISYHLDNQLAMIHIPWEEIEKYSDEYNPSALIISEMRMVKGVRVAISIKSYLGGVYTGKLRASNDSNFLDKIASHFGGGGHGYAAGFKIKTDKGLEEVEREIIGVVEECMKAYDTEKRRGDDEQQDVS
- a CDS encoding glycosyltransferase family 39 protein, whose protein sequence is MKPSVLQQLILYRYRYWLAYSVLIAGTVFLLTFGLTRVAPGISAAGRQSVMTSYYWAWPHLRSGFDAVSLPYILLQKASVSLLGLSVLADRLPGVLIGLVTTFLFFLFMRELHKPHVSVLATVLFATSDWFLAIARRGTPVSMIPLVWILVFYSALQLMRLKESLVWGAFFGFAMVLALYTPYGIWAVVAGLLTLLIHPEIRRRVSVFPGPSRALGILIFVVLLLPLSWSLYKDPSQAWELAGLSSHLPHITTFLNNIWQTLRAITWYAPIDNAYRLDHLPLLDIGSLALLIAGLYQIVRDRHSVRTQLLGVSLILILIVTNLNPMTHDYALYLIPVFIIMASGITVLVNHWYSLFPRNPYARTFGLIPIALLFLFIVNYHYERYFVAWANAPATYGVYSNDLTLVNEQIKEHPNLLIISQPQNVSFYTILSRTHPGVQVVTSTSSAPSGPFLLDNGLNPLPSFPGDTYTPIVNDDIHGALRFWLIQPTPKES
- the recR gene encoding recombination mediator RecR gives rise to the protein MALLPPALTKLIEELGNLPGVGPRTAERYATYLLSAPPSVANHLAESLRDLHSKIGYCKVTFALVPAGQELSDLYTDPSRDKQQVAVVEEPLDVVALERTGQFRGTYHVLGGTISPIDGRSPDELHIKELLKRIKDDKVKEVILATNASVEGEATALYIQRQLEGQKLTVSRLARGIPVGVDLEYADQITLSHALEGRQTI